Proteins encoded within one genomic window of Mycolicibacterium aubagnense:
- a CDS encoding PGRS repeat-containing protein, whose amino-acid sequence MAIPPGVMSALAAPPPVRAVALTDFSFPLAPLTPDPNNPWWWLTDLFGGGVAPGGGGAKPLLLPVMPTTPDPLDSPCGLICNGAAGTAAHPNGQAGGILGGSGGAGWDSTVAGENGGDGGAAGILFGDGGKGGNGADGTATIAGSNGGSGGNMGLLGLFGSGGRGGNGGAGGFGATGVAGGAGADGTAGTDGATGASGTPGIAGKTGAFGASGTAGTAGTAGAEGATGSNGSDFALVGLPGGTGGAGDAGSAGGAGTAGGTGGTGGNGTDGGPGGPGGTGTPGGAGGGGGAGGTGLQGTAAGAGGKGGSAGLLTLFGSGGQGGDGGIGGTGGTGGTGGSGGNGGTGGSGGAGGTGGSGGTGGAGGTGGTGGTGGTGGTGGTGGTGGDGGNGISVIFPLPDVITGGPGGTGGTGGTGGTGGTGGTGGTGGAGGAGGGAGVGGAGGNAGAGGGGGSGGSGGIGGTGGTGGAAGAGGGGGLLGGLGFGSSGTSGSAGSTGATGTSGATGASGSTGSSGTAGKTGATGTVGSTGAGGSAGHTGSVGGTGGAGSAGSAGTPGHVTFGDVGGSGAGGAGGAGGAGGAGGKGGTGG is encoded by the coding sequence ATGGCGATTCCGCCGGGCGTGATGAGCGCTCTCGCCGCGCCGCCTCCGGTGCGAGCGGTGGCGTTGACTGACTTCAGTTTCCCCCTGGCGCCGTTGACTCCCGACCCCAACAATCCGTGGTGGTGGCTGACGGATCTATTCGGTGGCGGCGTCGCCCCCGGAGGCGGCGGCGCGAAACCGTTGCTCTTGCCGGTCATGCCCACAACACCGGACCCCCTGGACAGCCCGTGCGGTCTGATCTGCAACGGCGCTGCGGGCACTGCCGCACACCCGAACGGTCAGGCGGGCGGCATCTTGGGCGGCAGCGGTGGCGCCGGCTGGGACAGCACGGTTGCCGGTGAGAACGGTGGCGACGGCGGTGCCGCGGGCATTCTGTTTGGTGACGGTGGCAAGGGCGGCAACGGCGCAGACGGCACCGCCACCATCGCCGGCAGTAATGGCGGCAGCGGCGGAAACATGGGCTTGCTCGGTCTGTTCGGCAGCGGCGGTCGAGGTGGAAACGGCGGTGCCGGCGGCTTCGGCGCCACCGGCGTCGCGGGCGGCGCAGGTGCGGACGGCACCGCAGGCACCGATGGCGCGACGGGGGCGTCCGGAACGCCCGGTATCGCCGGCAAGACCGGAGCGTTCGGTGCATCGGGCACCGCGGGCACGGCAGGCACGGCAGGTGCTGAAGGAGCAACGGGCTCGAACGGCAGTGACTTTGCCCTGGTCGGTTTGCCGGGCGGTACGGGCGGCGCCGGCGATGCCGGTAGCGCCGGCGGCGCGGGTACTGCCGGTGGCACCGGCGGTACGGGCGGCAATGGTACTGACGGCGGGCCGGGCGGTCCTGGTGGAACCGGCACTCCCGGCGGTGCCGGCGGTGGCGGTGGCGCGGGCGGAACAGGCCTGCAGGGCACGGCCGCCGGAGCTGGCGGCAAGGGTGGCAGTGCCGGACTGCTGACGCTGTTCGGCAGTGGCGGACAAGGTGGTGACGGCGGCATTGGTGGCACGGGTGGTACCGGTGGCACCGGCGGATCTGGTGGCAACGGTGGCACCGGCGGTAGCGGCGGCGCCGGTGGTACTGGCGGATCCGGTGGGACCGGCGGTGCTGGTGGAACCGGTGGCACGGGTGGAACCGGTGGCACGGGTGGAACCGGTGGCACGGGTGGAACCGGTGGGGACGGCGGTAACGGCATCTCGGTGATATTCCCGCTCCCTGACGTGATCACTGGTGGCCCCGGTGGAACTGGTGGGACCGGTGGCACCGGTGGCACTGGTGGTACTGGTGGAACCGGTGGAACTGGTGGTGCCGGCGGCGCTGGTGGCGGCGCGGGCGTTGGTGGTGCTGGCGGCAACGCCGGCGCAGGCGGTGGCGGCGGCTCGGGCGGCTCCGGCGGCATTGGTGGTACCGGCGGAACGGGTGGCGCCGCGGGTGCAGGCGGTGGTGGCGGACTGTTGGGCGGCTTGGGCTTTGGCTCGTCCGGCACGTCCGGCAGTGCGGGCTCCACGGGGGCCACTGGCACCAGCGGTGCGACAGGCGCCAGCGGCTCGACTGGCAGCAGCGGCACGGCTGGAAAGACCGGCGCAACGGGCACCGTGGGCTCCACTGGGGCGGGCGGCTCTGCCGGGCACACGGGTTCGGTTGGCGGTACTGGTGGCGCTGGTAGCGCTGGTAGCGCGGGCACTCCCGGCCACGTCACCTTCGGCGACGTCGGCGGCTCCGGTGCCGGTGGAGCCGGTGGAGCTGGTGGCGCCGGCGGTGCCGGTGGAAAGGGCGGTACTGGCGGATAG